From the Acidilutibacter cellobiosedens genome, one window contains:
- a CDS encoding radical SAM/SPASM domain-containing protein: MPAIFWVTTRCNLNCKYCYEGKNKYEKSMSKDVVDRAIEYTLDYFKDRETDKKELIVPIHGGEPFLEFGTIKYVVKKFREQCDKKSTKLLFCTTTNGTLLNDEMIDFIVKEMIDVTVSIDGTKKTHDKMRPFKSGEGSHDIVLKNVYKLIKYKPNIRIRMTFDSDTVCSLFEDIKYLIDRKFKVIVPAPNLFDTNWDDKHVAILEDQIRKIKEYANGRKDLLISIIDGNLYFPKGYCRGGDTSFHIYPDGKIYPCILSAGNDEFCIGDIYNGINELRRDYLLGFSKIRNPDCYGCKLYNYCDGPRCKIVNKIITGDYFSPPPMNCSLENLQYKINLLNK; encoded by the coding sequence ATGCCAGCCATATTTTGGGTTACAACGAGATGTAATTTAAATTGCAAATATTGCTATGAAGGGAAAAATAAATATGAAAAATCAATGTCAAAAGATGTTGTAGATAGAGCTATTGAATATACATTAGATTATTTCAAAGATAGAGAAACAGATAAAAAAGAATTGATTGTTCCTATACATGGAGGAGAACCATTTTTAGAGTTTGGGACTATAAAGTATGTTGTAAAAAAATTTAGAGAGCAATGCGATAAAAAAAGCACAAAATTACTATTCTGTACAACTACAAATGGAACGTTGTTAAATGATGAAATGATTGATTTTATTGTAAAAGAAATGATTGATGTGACAGTAAGCATAGATGGGACAAAAAAGACTCATGATAAAATGAGGCCGTTTAAAAGTGGCGAGGGAAGTCATGATATAGTTTTAAAAAATGTATACAAACTGATCAAATATAAACCTAATATAAGAATAAGAATGACATTTGACAGTGATACTGTGTGTAGTCTGTTTGAAGATATAAAATACTTAATTGACAGAAAATTTAAGGTTATAGTTCCCGCTCCGAATTTGTTCGACACGAATTGGGATGATAAACATGTGGCTATTCTTGAAGATCAGATTCGGAAAATAAAAGAGTATGCAAATGGGAGAAAAGATTTGTTAATAAGTATTATAGATGGGAATTTATATTTTCCGAAGGGTTATTGTAGGGGAGGTGATACGAGTTTTCATATATATCCAGACGGAAAAATATATCCGTGTATATTATCCGCTGGAAATGATGAATTTTGTATAGGAGATATATATAACGGGATAAATGAATTGAGAAGAGATTATTTATTAGGATTTTCTAAAATAAGAAATCCTGATTGTTATGGATGTAAATTATATAATTATTGTGATGGCCCGAGATGTAAAATTGTAAACAAGATAATAACTGGGGATTATTTTTCACCGCCACCTATGAACTGTTCTTTAGAAAATTTACAGTACAAGATAAATCTTTTGAATAAATAA
- a CDS encoding radical SAM/SPASM domain-containing protein, with amino-acid sequence MGYRFSNSSRYIINENKVVLGNRYTGLWIRISKEVYDILELGINNDFSLNELKCCLYDEEDRNYIDSLYKKLCYMEIIEDRNPKKRLENKMASFEITHRCNLKCIHCCIDADSIVSDKKDLSTKKVQEVLNKLIEWGPARIMLSGGEPLVRKDFTKLLIYLRKSYKGKIVVSTNGTLINESNSEILSKCADQIDISLDGIDEKTCKVVRGTGIFDKVINSVKLLQNKGFKNITLSMVIGDKNQYLEGKFNELNKMLNTIPLIRVFSAVGRGLNNRSSFLNGGEDETYVPSNFLDDNYDKPFGMCNCGAGERELFITYNGDIYPCPEFMKSEYLLGNIFNINKISELSIFTNNNIKNYNLLYMLNYENYKECINCKVNLFCWTCPGQLEELKNNKLAIEDKCKKIKPVLYKRIWER; translated from the coding sequence ATGGGATATAGATTTAGTAATAGCAGTAGGTATATAATAAATGAAAATAAAGTAGTATTGGGGAATCGATATACAGGATTATGGATAAGAATTTCGAAAGAAGTATATGATATTTTAGAATTAGGAATAAATAATGATTTTTCATTAAATGAATTAAAGTGTTGTTTATATGATGAAGAAGATAGAAATTATATAGATAGTTTATATAAGAAATTATGTTATATGGAAATCATAGAAGATAGAAATCCCAAAAAGAGATTAGAAAATAAAATGGCATCGTTTGAAATAACTCATAGATGTAATTTAAAATGTATACATTGTTGTATAGATGCTGATAGTATTGTTAGCGATAAAAAGGATTTAAGTACTAAAAAAGTACAAGAAGTGTTAAATAAACTCATAGAGTGGGGTCCTGCACGAATAATGCTCAGTGGTGGAGAGCCACTGGTTAGAAAAGATTTTACAAAACTCCTAATTTATTTAAGAAAAAGTTATAAAGGTAAGATAGTGGTTTCTACAAATGGTACTCTTATAAATGAATCTAATTCAGAAATTTTATCTAAATGTGCTGATCAAATAGATATTAGTTTAGATGGTATAGACGAAAAGACTTGCAAAGTAGTAAGAGGTACTGGGATATTTGATAAAGTTATAAATAGTGTAAAATTATTACAAAACAAAGGGTTTAAAAATATAACTTTATCTATGGTTATAGGAGATAAAAATCAATATTTAGAAGGAAAATTTAATGAATTAAATAAAATGTTAAATACAATACCGCTCATTAGGGTATTTTCAGCTGTTGGGAGAGGATTAAATAATAGAAGTTCTTTTTTAAATGGCGGAGAGGATGAGACATATGTGCCATCAAATTTTTTGGATGATAATTATGATAAGCCATTTGGGATGTGTAATTGTGGTGCTGGGGAAAGAGAACTATTTATAACTTATAATGGGGATATATACCCATGCCCTGAATTTATGAAATCAGAATATTTACTTGGTAATATATTTAATATAAACAAGATATCAGAATTGAGTATATTCACAAATAATAATATAAAAAATTATAATTTATTATATATGTTAAATTATGAAAATTATAAAGAATGTATAAATTGTAAGGTAAATTTATTTTGCTGGACTTGCCCTGGACAATTAGAAGAATTAAAAAATAATAAGTTAGCTATTGAAGATAAATGTAAAAAAATTAAACCAGTACTGTATAAAAGGATCTGGGAGAGATAG
- a CDS encoding ABC transporter permease, giving the protein MKLSLKYIKKFSTRTFAISLSIILSMLLIVGVGILSQSAKVLEVEYLKYDNGNFHVVYSEINKKQLEEIRNTEGIKNIAVKSFYDGFNYNDILFISLNCVDENYLPINNSKIIKGRLPKNENEIALETWVISNLGIKPDLNQTIDVKLENRNERRQYKLVGIIEDIVRNKTAGVTEGIVGRSSEETNTNGLKAYVEFNENVNIMNSINNLSKKIGLDKDHIYKNKMLIDVLNQTGKIDRNMLFFSVLVSFVSAIVIYSIFNISMYQRIKDYGIIRAIGGTKAQIFKLILSELLIISSASIPIGILVGILSAKGLSSIFGKLFTEFEISNLKIIIPKEIILLAVVLVLILIIIISAWISSRVLKISPVEAISKNFKSNKKSTKSIFSVNVLSKFISFNKILSFKNIERDKKGALITVLSMTMGSILFMVSSYYGNIQQQQINEKLKIGKMYDDYKLVTNGNLDMNAGLSKDEVKKLKNLEGVREVVPYKTLYGRIFLDKDIIYQNFIEFLRDMNRKEEGAMIFIKKDEKSSKMVMVSTLWGLNDESLKNLDSKLLEGNVDLTKMKKKPVAILCTPFKGNRKIIDANVGDTIRVSFRKDGEPVKGFWTMEDEGEYVEQEFLIGGIITYDDFPTSDDYYSAYGLGADMIVSENIFDKLSGFKPYRIITVNKEKGYDNRRLEKKIISIARQGKGVTVRDFTTQRKEMNKYGETKMTFLYVISLVLFIISMFNIINNISYSLISRTGEFGMIRAVGLTNKEFRQMIRTEGILYGMVSSIFSLIIGISIEHRLYEYYIWSIENPRFILQWKTYILVVCVNILIGLLSTYFPSRKIKNMSIVESINSLK; this is encoded by the coding sequence ATGAAATTATCTTTAAAGTATATAAAGAAATTTTCCACAAGAACCTTTGCGATATCATTAAGCATCATATTAAGTATGCTTTTGATAGTAGGTGTGGGGATTTTATCCCAGAGTGCAAAAGTTTTGGAAGTTGAATATCTTAAATATGATAATGGAAATTTTCATGTAGTATATTCAGAAATAAACAAAAAACAGTTAGAAGAAATAAGAAACACAGAAGGTATAAAGAATATAGCTGTTAAATCATTTTATGATGGATTTAATTATAATGACATTCTATTTATTAGTTTGAATTGTGTTGATGAAAATTATCTTCCTATAAATAATTCCAAAATTATAAAGGGCAGGCTTCCTAAAAATGAAAATGAAATAGCTTTGGAAACATGGGTTATAAGTAATTTGGGAATAAAACCAGATTTGAATCAAACTATAGATGTGAAACTGGAAAACAGAAACGAACGGAGACAGTACAAACTTGTTGGGATAATTGAAGATATAGTCCGAAACAAAACCGCAGGAGTAACTGAAGGCATAGTAGGTAGATCTTCTGAAGAAACGAATACAAATGGATTAAAAGCTTATGTAGAATTTAATGAAAATGTAAATATAATGAATTCTATAAATAATCTTTCAAAGAAAATAGGTTTAGATAAAGATCATATATATAAAAATAAAATGCTTATAGATGTATTAAATCAGACGGGAAAGATAGATAGAAATATGTTATTTTTTTCTGTACTTGTATCTTTTGTATCTGCTATTGTAATATACAGCATTTTTAATATATCAATGTATCAGAGAATAAAAGATTATGGAATAATAAGGGCAATAGGAGGAACCAAGGCTCAGATATTTAAGCTTATACTGTCAGAATTGTTGATAATATCTTCAGCAAGTATACCAATTGGTATACTGGTAGGAATTTTAAGTGCCAAGGGACTCAGTTCTATATTTGGAAAGTTGTTTACCGAATTTGAAATAAGTAATCTTAAAATAATTATACCAAAAGAGATAATATTATTGGCAGTAGTACTTGTATTGATTTTGATAATTATTATATCTGCGTGGATATCATCAAGAGTATTAAAGATATCACCAGTGGAAGCCATATCTAAAAATTTTAAAAGTAATAAGAAAAGCACAAAATCAATTTTCTCTGTGAATGTACTGTCTAAATTTATATCATTTAATAAAATACTTTCATTTAAAAACATAGAAAGGGATAAAAAAGGCGCTTTAATAACCGTATTATCTATGACAATGGGAAGCATTCTTTTTATGGTTTCAAGTTATTATGGAAATATACAACAACAGCAAATAAATGAAAAATTAAAAATAGGGAAAATGTATGATGATTATAAATTAGTTACAAATGGCAATCTTGATATGAATGCCGGACTTAGCAAAGATGAGGTAAAAAAGCTGAAAAATTTGGAAGGAGTGAGAGAAGTAGTTCCCTACAAGACATTATACGGAAGAATATTTTTAGACAAAGATATTATTTACCAGAATTTTATAGAGTTTTTAAGGGACATGAACAGAAAAGAGGAAGGTGCTATGATATTTATAAAGAAAGATGAAAAAAGTTCCAAAATGGTAATGGTAAGTACTTTGTGGGGACTTAATGATGAGTCTTTAAAAAATCTCGACTCGAAATTATTGGAAGGAAATGTTGATTTAACCAAGATGAAGAAAAAACCTGTTGCCATACTGTGTACCCCTTTTAAGGGAAATAGAAAGATAATAGATGCAAATGTTGGAGATACCATAAGAGTTTCTTTCAGAAAAGACGGAGAGCCAGTAAAAGGATTTTGGACTATGGAAGATGAAGGAGAATATGTGGAACAAGAATTTTTAATAGGAGGGATAATTACTTATGATGATTTTCCCACTTCTGATGACTATTATTCAGCTTATGGGTTAGGAGCAGATATGATTGTGTCAGAGAATATTTTTGATAAGCTAAGCGGATTTAAACCTTATAGAATAATAACAGTAAATAAGGAGAAAGGTTATGACAATAGAAGGCTTGAAAAGAAAATTATTAGTATAGCAAGGCAAGGAAAAGGAGTTACGGTAAGGGATTTTACTACTCAGAGAAAAGAAATGAATAAATATGGAGAAACGAAAATGACATTTTTATATGTTATATCGTTGGTGCTGTTTATAATAAGTATGTTTAATATAATAAATAACATAAGCTATAGTCTGATATCAAGGACAGGAGAATTCGGAATGATAAGAGCTGTAGGGCTTACAAATAAAGAATTCAGACAGATGATAAGAACGGAAGGGATATTATATGGAATGGTTTCAAGTATATTTTCACTAATAATAGGGATATCTATAGAGCATAGACTTTATGAGTATTATATATGGTCAATTGAAAACCCGAGATTTATTTTACAGTGGAAGACTTATATTCTAGTGGTATGTGTAAATATACTTATAGGATTGTTATCTACTTATTTCCCGTCGAGAAAGATAAAGAATATGAGTATAGTAGAATCCATAAATTCTTTGAAATAG
- a CDS encoding UxaA family hydrolase — translation MPDSKKAILMNKKDNVAMALFPIEKNNSISVFYNNEKAAELCALEDIELYHKIAIKPIQKGDLVFKYGEIIGKATDNIKVGQHVHINNIESVMTKNEN, via the coding sequence ATGCCTGATTCTAAAAAAGCTATTCTTATGAATAAGAAAGACAATGTGGCAATGGCACTATTTCCCATCGAAAAAAATAACAGTATATCGGTATTTTACAATAATGAAAAAGCTGCTGAATTATGTGCTTTAGAGGATATAGAATTGTATCACAAAATTGCAATAAAGCCTATCCAAAAAGGAGATTTGGTTTTCAAATATGGGGAAATAATAGGAAAAGCTACTGATAACATAAAGGTCGGACAGCATGTCCATATTAATAATATAGAAAGCGTGATGACGAAAAATGAAAATTAA
- a CDS encoding radical SAM/SPASM domain-containing protein: MTYKFSEHSGRIINQNKVVLGNRQTGQWMRISKEVYDILNLGIDNNLSISELKMSLYDEEDKNYISQIYLKLCNIGIIEDENNKQVLPNKLAVFEMTHRCNLKCIHCCIDADDLVSDNQDLSTEETKCVLYKIIEWNPKRILLSGGEPMIRKDFKYLLKYLRNNYHGTIIVSTNGTLINSDNVDNLVECSDEISISVDGINEETCSIVRGHGVFDKVINSVKLLQSRGFKRITLSMTTGDKNEYLEDDFNELNRLLGTKPCIRGFAPIGRGEKNRSYFSSYEKNEIHVPNKFISDNYNNPMVMLSCGGGNREIFIAHNGDIYPCPSFLRPKYLMGNILKLDKLSNWNKEVYKLLKEIDPNNYKICKGCKVNLFCWTCLAQLDSVRDNGKAIENKCKKVKPVLFKRIWGSVN, from the coding sequence ATGACTTACAAATTTAGCGAACATAGTGGAAGAATAATAAATCAAAACAAAGTGGTCTTAGGAAATAGGCAAACCGGACAGTGGATGAGAATTTCAAAAGAGGTATATGATATCTTAAATTTGGGAATAGATAATAATCTTTCAATAAGTGAACTAAAAATGAGTTTGTATGATGAAGAAGACAAAAATTATATATCTCAAATATATCTCAAGTTATGCAATATAGGTATTATTGAAGATGAAAATAATAAGCAAGTTTTGCCAAATAAATTAGCTGTATTTGAAATGACTCATAGATGTAACTTAAAATGTATTCATTGTTGTATAGATGCTGATGACCTTGTTAGTGATAATCAAGATTTATCTACCGAGGAAACCAAGTGTGTATTATATAAAATAATAGAATGGAATCCTAAAAGAATACTTTTAAGTGGTGGAGAACCAATGATTAGAAAGGATTTTAAATATTTACTAAAGTATTTAAGAAATAATTATCATGGAACTATAATTGTTTCTACAAATGGGACTCTTATAAACAGTGATAATGTAGATAATTTAGTAGAATGTTCTGATGAAATATCCATTAGTGTTGATGGAATAAACGAAGAAACGTGTTCTATAGTGAGAGGACATGGAGTATTTGATAAGGTTATAAATAGTGTGAAATTATTACAAAGCAGAGGATTTAAAAGAATAACTTTATCTATGACAACGGGTGATAAAAATGAATATTTAGAAGATGATTTTAATGAATTGAATAGATTGTTGGGGACAAAACCTTGCATTAGAGGATTTGCACCGATTGGAAGAGGAGAAAAAAATAGATCATATTTTTCAAGTTATGAGAAAAATGAAATACATGTACCAAATAAATTTATAAGTGATAATTATAATAATCCGATGGTGATGCTTTCTTGTGGGGGTGGAAATAGAGAAATATTTATAGCGCATAATGGTGATATATATCCTTGTCCCTCATTTCTTAGACCGAAATATTTGATGGGAAATATTTTAAAGTTGGATAAATTATCTAATTGGAATAAGGAAGTTTATAAACTATTAAAAGAAATAGATCCCAATAATTATAAAATATGCAAAGGTTGTAAAGTTAATTTGTTTTGCTGGACATGTTTGGCGCAACTTGACAGTGTAAGAGATAATGGTAAAGCGATAGAAAATAAGTGTAAAAAGGTAAAACCAGTATTATTTAAAAGAATTTGGGGTTCTGTAAATTAA
- a CDS encoding M56 family metallopeptidase codes for MYFFLRNNNSIKKLGIGALFFCIFVIVIRLLIPFEFSFSNNLIFKRLLPKIVFPFRTPILKLNGHNICPLHIMVLIWLTGSIIQLSKAIIIYKNFTKVINKFPVVRNPEIQGALRKVLQNYSKPMSFKIIQANLVSTPMVLGIRKPWIVIPQIELSENEWYYIFSHEVAHYYHDDLLIKIIVEFLCIIYWWNPFIYMLRRQVSKILEMHTDLTATKSMCESKRIEYLECLLKIAKHHTGKYVNKVVLNFDSENVSTLSQRFHIVLENSTQKEKFKLKNVFFMVMPVLLLVVLSFCFVFEPYSISPKDASDTVELTKENSYLVKNRDNTYDLYVNNKFFVTVNDVKNLPADLPIYKNIKEVRKDEKK; via the coding sequence ATGTACTTCTTTTTACGAAATAATAATTCAATCAAAAAACTTGGAATTGGTGCATTATTTTTCTGCATCTTTGTTATTGTTATCAGGCTGCTGATTCCTTTTGAATTTTCCTTTTCGAATAATTTAATTTTCAAACGTCTTCTTCCAAAAATTGTTTTTCCCTTTAGAACACCAATATTAAAACTAAACGGTCATAATATTTGTCCTCTGCATATTATGGTTTTAATTTGGTTAACGGGATCAATCATCCAATTGAGTAAAGCAATAATCATTTATAAAAATTTTACAAAAGTGATAAATAAATTTCCTGTGGTAAGAAATCCAGAGATTCAAGGTGCTTTGCGGAAAGTACTTCAAAACTACAGTAAGCCGATGAGTTTTAAAATTATACAAGCTAATCTTGTCTCTACTCCCATGGTACTGGGTATACGGAAACCATGGATCGTTATTCCTCAAATAGAACTTTCGGAAAACGAATGGTACTACATTTTTAGCCACGAGGTAGCCCACTACTACCATGACGATTTATTGATTAAAATAATTGTTGAATTTTTATGTATTATATATTGGTGGAATCCTTTTATATATATGTTAAGGAGGCAAGTATCCAAAATACTCGAAATGCATACGGATCTCACTGCCACAAAATCAATGTGTGAATCGAAACGAATTGAATATCTGGAATGTCTTCTAAAAATAGCAAAACATCATACTGGTAAATATGTGAATAAAGTGGTACTAAACTTTGACAGCGAAAACGTTTCTACTCTTTCTCAGCGATTTCACATAGTTTTGGAAAATTCCACACAAAAAGAAAAATTCAAATTGAAGAATGTCTTTTTTATGGTTATGCCGGTATTATTGTTGGTTGTTTTATCTTTTTGTTTTGTATTTGAACCTTATTCTATATCTCCTAAAGATGCTTCCGATACGGTTGAGCTTACAAAGGAAAATTCATATTTAGTTAAAAATCGAGACAATACTTATGATCTTTATGTCAATAATAAATTCTTTGTTACTGTCAATGATGTTAAAAATTTGCCTGCAGACTTACCCATATATAAAAATATAAAGGAGGTGCGAAAGGATGAAAAAAAGTAA
- a CDS encoding ABC transporter permease, protein MKSYLKIAPSYIKKYRSRSVAILLSMILSASLIIGVGTLSKSAREENINQTRKELGDLHAAYKDINKNQLDIIRKNKAVEKIGLSSYYGGSDPNFKLAMNLEKVDQNYISMYDPKIIKGRFPSKVGEIALEEWVMKNLQMKPTVGQKFSIKLCEKKELETYTVVGILKDIPSNKSMGAAEGYLALDKESLNEVNAYVKFDEKSNILKNIDRLSGELSIPKNKIGKNSMLIELIGKGEYIDYDVIKLALILALVGGIVIYSIFNISILQRISDYGIIKALGGTSRQIFNLVLFELFLLSLISIPIGTAGGLLTARLLSSVSGGLFTEGQVHIKHIIISKSSIFLFIAVIFAVILIISFKIFYTIKKISSIEAIRKNIDKEEIKNKNIFHDKVLIEQFGISKVVLLKNIFRNKKGFYTTVICMSLGSIIFIVSNFQNVLYKKQDEIFLRNSGMNCDFKITLNFPHYLSEGISDEQLKEIKKLKGVKEGKSVQVLYSRMAIDKDQIGIPEYFKRRNESGYIKTVLKGLLTKNKEGRYTLKQTVFGYDDSSLKDLKDYLAEGEIDVDRMKKGDTALILIPKPGIEMGMESMKGMKTLNIKVGDKVKIRFRKDGEISEEFFKMEDKGEYVEKEFTVGGIIEDNTQHMDVYADECGSLILSQDKFKEMTGFKNYQIVDVNKVKNEDENKLYDDIVKISSRTPGTVVRSFYKEIKEEQVSTDREFAFRYAIVAILFLISVINILNTISYNLTSRSKEFGMMRAIGMTDREFKNMIGFEGILYGIISGITSFVGGLIGQVTLFEHLKPVLTNPQFTIQWGNYILSVCMNIFIGYIVTYIPSRKIKKLSIVESISAVE, encoded by the coding sequence ATGAAAAGTTATTTAAAAATAGCCCCTTCCTACATAAAAAAATACAGAAGCAGATCTGTTGCAATATTACTGAGCATGATCCTCAGTGCATCTCTTATAATAGGTGTAGGTACTTTATCTAAAAGTGCCAGGGAGGAAAACATTAACCAGACAAGGAAAGAACTTGGAGACCTCCATGCAGCATATAAAGATATAAATAAGAATCAATTAGATATAATACGAAAAAATAAAGCTGTAGAGAAAATAGGTTTGTCTTCTTATTACGGTGGGAGTGATCCGAATTTCAAATTAGCAATGAATTTAGAGAAAGTAGACCAAAACTATATAAGCATGTATGACCCAAAGATAATAAAGGGAAGATTTCCGTCTAAAGTAGGGGAAATAGCTTTGGAAGAATGGGTTATGAAAAACCTTCAAATGAAGCCTACTGTCGGTCAAAAATTTTCTATAAAGCTGTGTGAGAAAAAAGAATTAGAAACTTATACAGTGGTAGGAATATTGAAGGACATACCAAGTAATAAATCTATGGGAGCAGCAGAAGGATATCTGGCTTTAGACAAAGAGTCCCTAAATGAAGTTAATGCATATGTAAAATTTGATGAAAAATCAAACATACTTAAAAATATAGATAGATTATCCGGAGAACTTAGTATACCTAAAAACAAAATCGGGAAGAATTCCATGCTTATAGAACTTATAGGCAAAGGTGAATATATAGACTATGATGTTATAAAACTTGCACTCATATTAGCTTTGGTTGGCGGAATAGTTATATACAGCATATTCAACATATCAATACTTCAGAGAATATCGGACTATGGAATAATAAAAGCATTGGGAGGCACATCACGTCAGATATTTAATTTGGTATTATTTGAGCTTTTCCTGCTATCTTTAATAAGTATACCGATTGGAACGGCAGGAGGTCTGCTTACGGCAAGGCTTTTGAGTTCAGTGTCCGGAGGACTGTTCACAGAAGGTCAGGTTCATATAAAACATATTATAATATCAAAAAGTTCTATATTTCTGTTTATTGCAGTAATTTTTGCTGTTATCCTTATCATATCCTTTAAGATTTTCTATACCATAAAGAAGATATCATCCATAGAAGCAATAAGAAAAAATATAGATAAAGAAGAAATAAAAAATAAGAACATATTTCATGACAAAGTGTTAATTGAACAGTTTGGAATATCTAAAGTTGTATTGCTGAAAAACATATTCAGAAACAAAAAAGGCTTTTATACCACGGTGATATGCATGAGCTTGGGAAGTATTATATTTATAGTAAGCAATTTCCAAAATGTTTTATACAAAAAACAGGATGAGATATTCCTTCGAAACAGCGGCATGAACTGTGATTTTAAGATAACTCTTAATTTTCCCCATTATTTAAGTGAAGGAATATCAGATGAACAGCTAAAAGAGATAAAGAAATTAAAGGGAGTAAAGGAAGGAAAATCGGTTCAAGTACTTTATTCACGAATGGCCATAGATAAAGATCAAATAGGTATACCCGAATATTTTAAAAGGCGAAATGAAAGTGGTTATATTAAAACAGTATTAAAAGGATTGCTGACTAAAAACAAAGAAGGAAGATATACATTAAAACAAACTGTATTTGGATATGACGATAGCAGCTTGAAGGATCTTAAAGATTATCTTGCTGAAGGTGAGATAGACGTTGACAGGATGAAGAAAGGAGACACGGCATTAATACTTATTCCCAAACCCGGCATTGAAATGGGAATGGAGAGCATGAAAGGGATGAAAACATTAAATATAAAAGTGGGGGATAAAGTAAAGATAAGATTTAGGAAAGATGGAGAAATAAGCGAGGAATTTTTTAAGATGGAAGATAAAGGAGAATATGTAGAAAAGGAGTTTACCGTAGGCGGAATAATAGAAGATAACACACAGCATATGGATGTTTATGCCGATGAATGCGGTTCTCTTATATTATCTCAAGATAAATTTAAAGAGATGACAGGATTTAAAAATTATCAAATAGTAGATGTAAACAAGGTAAAAAATGAAGATGAGAATAAACTGTACGATGATATTGTTAAAATATCAAGCAGAACGCCGGGAACGGTTGTAAGAAGTTTTTATAAAGAGATAAAAGAAGAACAAGTTTCGACGGATAGAGAATTCGCGTTTAGATATGCTATAGTTGCAATTTTGTTTTTGATAAGTGTAATAAATATATTAAATACCATAAGCTATAATCTGACATCAAGATCAAAGGAATTTGGAATGATGAGAGCCATAGGAATGACCGACAGAGAATTTAAAAATATGATAGGCTTTGAGGGAATACTGTATGGGATAATATCGGGGATAACGTCGTTTGTGGGAGGACTAATAGGACAAGTCACATTATTTGAACATTTAAAGCCTGTACTTACAAATCCTCAGTTTACGATACAGTGGGGAAATTATATATTATCAGTATGTATGAATATATTCATAGGATATATAGTTACTTATATTCCGTCAAGGAAGATAAAAAAATTATCGATAGTCGAATCTATAAGTGCTGTGGAGTAG
- a CDS encoding BlaI/MecI/CopY family transcriptional regulator, whose product MPKQNNRFELTERELDILNILWSAEKPLLASDIPQIDNSISINTAQAVLRNLLKKKLIEVSDIVHSGTVLSRRYKPTISSHDFFLKQFVKQFQNLNKDIPTPTIVATLLEHEKNEEAVIEELEKMLEERKKRLKGGN is encoded by the coding sequence ATGCCAAAACAAAATAACCGTTTTGAATTAACTGAGAGAGAATTAGATATCTTGAATATTTTATGGTCTGCTGAAAAACCGTTGCTGGCCTCAGACATCCCCCAAATAGATAATTCCATAAGTATAAATACGGCTCAGGCTGTTTTAAGAAATCTGCTGAAAAAAAAGCTTATTGAGGTTTCCGATATTGTTCATAGCGGAACTGTTCTTTCCCGCAGATATAAACCGACTATAAGTTCACACGATTTTTTTCTTAAACAATTTGTCAAACAGTTTCAAAATTTAAATAAAGATATTCCCACGCCCACTATTGTTGCTACCTTGCTGGAGCACGAAAAAAACGAGGAAGCTGTTATAGAAGAACTTGAAAAAATGCTTGAAGAAAGAAAAAAGCGTCTGAAAGGAGGGAATTAA